In the Alteromonas sp. M12 genome, one interval contains:
- a CDS encoding sensor domain-containing diguanylate cyclase: MSDDFSDINALHWQFDLLGSIEVGITVLDRDFNVLVWNQFMENNSGILPSQIKYKNLFEFFPEIDKEWFLVKTEPVLRLKSSAFIIWEQRPFLFKFETSRPITSASDFMYQNVTIFPLTSLEGRVEQICIVVYDVTDEALNKKGIESLNQQLEQISRVDGLTGVFNRRYWEEQFSLEHKRIVRNGSPASVLMLDIDHFKKVNDTYGHPAGDYIIKTLAKVVQQSIRETDLAGRYGGEEFAVLLPETNAENSMIVAERIRTSCENLLPVYEGNEIPFSVSIGIAEFRVTYQDHMAWLEKADQALYTSKKEGRNRVSKY, from the coding sequence ATGAGTGATGACTTCTCTGACATAAATGCACTTCATTGGCAGTTTGATTTGCTTGGCTCAATTGAAGTGGGAATCACCGTACTTGACCGTGACTTTAATGTGCTGGTGTGGAATCAGTTCATGGAAAATAACAGCGGTATTTTACCTAGTCAAATCAAGTACAAAAACCTTTTTGAATTTTTTCCTGAAATAGATAAAGAATGGTTCTTAGTCAAAACAGAGCCGGTACTGAGGCTCAAGAGTTCAGCATTTATTATTTGGGAACAACGACCATTCTTGTTTAAATTTGAAACCAGTCGCCCAATTACCTCTGCTTCAGACTTCATGTATCAAAATGTCACCATATTTCCACTGACCTCGTTAGAAGGAAGGGTAGAGCAGATTTGTATCGTTGTTTACGATGTTACTGATGAAGCATTAAACAAAAAAGGCATCGAATCTCTTAATCAGCAATTAGAACAGATTAGCCGTGTTGACGGATTGACAGGCGTATTTAATCGGCGCTATTGGGAAGAACAGTTTTCACTGGAGCACAAGCGGATTGTACGTAATGGCTCCCCGGCATCAGTACTGATGTTAGACATCGATCACTTTAAAAAAGTCAACGATACCTATGGTCACCCGGCAGGTGATTATATTATAAAAACCTTGGCTAAGGTTGTGCAACAATCCATCCGAGAAACTGATCTTGCTGGGCGTTATGGAGGAGAGGAGTTTGCGGTGCTACTACCAGAAACCAATGCCGAAAATTCTATGATTGTTGCCGAGCGGATCCGCACTAGTTGCGAAAACTTATTGCCGGTTTACGAGGGCAATGAAATTCCCTTTAGTGTGAGTATTGGCATCGCTGAATTCCGAGTTACTTATCAAGATCATATGGCTTGGTTAGAAAAAGCCGACCAAGCTTTATACACATCTAAAAAAGAGGGACGGAATCGGGTTAGTAAATATTAA
- a CDS encoding response regulator, with protein MSTKILICDDSGFARKQMARALPRGWDVSISFAENGEQAIKMIKAGKADLVFLDLNMPVMDGYQTMQVIKEQDLPSLVIVVSGDVQQQARSRMQQMGALDFIRKPVDSQKLAAILTQYGIYSGSDLRPDITSNHGTTPSAPTRLLKTQQFSVAEKLDVYREMANVAMGQAGEKLAQLLNIFIDLPIPNVNLIETTELHMAMAEINNNDSVSAISQGFISAGINGEAILIFNDGNFANMVDLLNYKKAKLDESMELEALMDVANIVVSACLRALSDQLNVTFTHNHPIVLGQHCGLDELLQNNVSRWNRVLAIEIAYAIKAKSIHFDLLLLFPDKSIDLMFEKLVEGN; from the coding sequence GTGTCTACTAAAATACTCATTTGTGACGACTCTGGTTTCGCTCGCAAGCAAATGGCGCGCGCTTTACCGCGCGGTTGGGATGTCAGTATCAGTTTTGCCGAAAACGGCGAGCAAGCGATTAAGATGATCAAAGCAGGTAAAGCTGATTTGGTCTTCTTAGATCTAAATATGCCGGTTATGGACGGTTATCAGACCATGCAGGTGATTAAAGAGCAGGACTTACCCTCTTTAGTGATTGTGGTGTCAGGTGATGTTCAACAACAAGCGCGCTCTCGAATGCAACAAATGGGAGCGTTGGATTTCATTAGAAAGCCGGTAGATAGTCAAAAGCTGGCTGCGATTTTAACCCAATACGGTATTTATTCAGGAAGTGATTTACGCCCAGATATTACCAGTAACCACGGCACCACCCCAAGTGCTCCAACACGCCTATTGAAAACACAGCAATTTTCTGTAGCGGAAAAACTGGACGTTTATCGTGAAATGGCCAATGTTGCTATGGGACAAGCCGGTGAAAAGTTAGCACAGTTGCTGAATATATTTATCGATTTACCCATACCCAATGTCAATTTGATTGAAACCACAGAATTGCACATGGCAATGGCTGAAATTAACAATAATGACAGTGTGTCGGCCATTTCTCAGGGGTTCATTAGTGCCGGCATCAATGGCGAAGCTATACTGATTTTTAATGATGGTAATTTTGCAAATATGGTGGATTTGCTAAATTACAAGAAAGCTAAGCTTGATGAATCCATGGAATTAGAAGCATTGATGGATGTCGCCAATATTGTGGTAAGTGCATGTTTGAGGGCTTTATCAGACCAGTTGAATGTGACTTTTACCCATAATCATCCCATTGTGTTAGGACAACATTGTGGTTTGGATGAGCTGTTACAAAATAATGTGTCTAGATGGAATAGGGTGCTTGCTATAGAAATAGCATATGCCATTAAAGCTAAATCTATTCACTTTGATTTACTATTACTGTTTCCAGATAAATCAATCGACCTAATGTTTGAAAAACTGGTAGAAGGTAACTAA
- a CDS encoding thymidylate synthase yields the protein MQQYLSLMRHVLENGSKKEDRTGTGTLSIFGHQMRFNLAEGFPLITTKKCHMRSIIHELLWFIKGETNIAYLKDNGVSIWDEWATDEGELGPVYGKQWRSWQGTDGKVVDQLSDLLEQIKNNPDSRRLLLSAWNPTVLPDSKLSPKENAKQGKQALPPCHTMFQFYVIDNKLSCQLYQRSGDIFLGVPFNIASYALLTMMVAQVCDLELGDFIHTFGDAHLYTNHLQQAELQLSREPLPLPKMKLNPNIKSLFDFTIDDFELVDYQCYPHIKAPVAI from the coding sequence ATGCAGCAATATTTATCATTAATGCGCCATGTTTTAGAAAATGGCAGCAAAAAAGAAGATCGTACCGGTACTGGCACATTAAGTATCTTCGGCCATCAAATGCGCTTTAATCTGGCCGAAGGTTTTCCATTAATCACCACAAAAAAATGTCATATGCGCTCGATAATCCACGAATTATTGTGGTTTATAAAAGGTGAAACCAATATCGCCTATCTAAAGGATAACGGTGTTAGCATCTGGGATGAATGGGCCACGGATGAAGGTGAGCTTGGCCCAGTATATGGGAAACAATGGCGCAGTTGGCAAGGCACAGATGGCAAAGTAGTTGATCAACTTAGCGACCTGCTTGAACAAATAAAAAATAATCCTGATTCTCGTCGGTTATTGTTAAGTGCTTGGAACCCCACGGTATTGCCTGATAGCAAATTATCTCCTAAAGAGAACGCCAAACAAGGTAAACAGGCGCTTCCGCCATGCCATACTATGTTCCAGTTTTACGTCATTGATAACAAGTTGTCCTGTCAGCTTTATCAACGCAGCGGTGATATTTTTCTGGGCGTTCCTTTTAATATTGCTAGTTATGCTTTATTAACCATGATGGTTGCACAGGTGTGCGATTTAGAATTAGGTGATTTCATCCATACTTTTGGTGATGCTCACCTTTATACTAATCATCTGCAACAAGCTGAATTACAGTTAAGTAGAGAGCCTTTGCCATTGCCGAAAATGAAGCTGAATCCAAACATCAAAAGTTTGTTCGATTTTACGATTGATGATTTTGAGTTAGTCGACTATCAATGTTATCCACATATCAAAGCACCGGTCGCCATCTAA
- the lgt gene encoding prolipoprotein diacylglyceryl transferase, with protein sequence MSQSYYTLPEIDPAIFNLGFLSPKWYGMMYLVGFVAAWWLANRRLARTGWSKEQLSDMLFWGFLGVIIGGRVGYVMFYQFALFIDNPLYLFKINEGGMSFHGGLLGVLTALWLSARRLKVPFLVVGDFIAPLVPIGLGAGRIGNFINSELWGRTTDVPWAIIFPNAGSEPRHPSQLYEFALEGVLLFIILWLYSKKPRPIGAVSGIFLLGYGCFRFFVEFFRQWDGHLDLYLGFLSRGQMLSLPMIIAGVLMIVWAYKQNKIYQPQSTNQKKGKKV encoded by the coding sequence ATGTCGCAAAGTTATTACACCCTCCCTGAAATTGATCCTGCTATTTTTAATTTGGGTTTCCTGAGTCCCAAGTGGTATGGAATGATGTATTTGGTCGGTTTTGTTGCAGCTTGGTGGTTAGCTAATCGTCGCCTTGCTCGCACAGGCTGGAGCAAAGAACAGCTTAGCGATATGTTATTTTGGGGATTTTTAGGGGTTATTATTGGTGGTCGCGTTGGTTACGTGATGTTTTATCAGTTTGCTTTGTTTATTGATAACCCTCTGTATCTGTTTAAAATTAATGAAGGTGGGATGTCGTTTCATGGCGGACTACTTGGCGTTTTAACGGCATTATGGCTCAGTGCTCGACGCTTAAAAGTGCCATTTTTAGTGGTGGGGGATTTTATCGCTCCGCTAGTCCCCATCGGCCTGGGCGCTGGGCGCATAGGCAATTTCATTAATTCTGAACTTTGGGGACGCACGACAGACGTGCCTTGGGCTATCATTTTTCCGAATGCGGGCAGTGAACCTCGTCACCCTTCGCAACTTTATGAATTTGCGCTTGAAGGGGTTTTGTTGTTTATTATTTTGTGGTTATATTCTAAAAAGCCGCGCCCAATCGGTGCTGTTAGTGGCATATTCTTATTAGGTTACGGTTGTTTCAGATTCTTTGTGGAGTTTTTCCGTCAATGGGATGGCCATTTAGACTTATATTTAGGTTTCCTCAGCCGTGGTCAAATGTTGTCATTGCCGATGATAATTGCCGGCGTATTAATGATTGTTTGGGCTTACAAACAAAACAAAATATACCAACCTCAAAGCACTAATCAAAAGAAAGGTAAGAAAGTTTAA